A genomic stretch from Sporocytophaga myxococcoides DSM 11118 includes:
- a CDS encoding MGMT family protein, translating into MLSESFFENVYEVVKLIPKGRVTSYGAIAKYLGIKSGARMVGWALKSSHIKKNIPAHRVVNSSGLLTGKMHFSPPTLMQEKLEKEGIQVINDKIKDFKSFFWDPSIELL; encoded by the coding sequence ATGCTATCTGAATCTTTCTTTGAAAATGTCTATGAAGTTGTTAAGCTCATCCCTAAAGGAAGAGTTACTTCTTATGGAGCAATCGCAAAATATCTTGGAATAAAATCGGGTGCCAGGATGGTGGGATGGGCATTAAAGTCATCACATATCAAAAAAAATATTCCTGCTCATCGCGTTGTAAACAGCTCCGGACTGCTTACTGGAAAAATGCATTTCTCCCCTCCTACCTTAATGCAGGAAAAGCTGGAAAAGGAAGGAATTCAAGTTATTAATGATAAAATAAAAGATTTTAAATCGTTTTTTTGGGATCCTTCAATTGAACTGCTTTAA
- a CDS encoding translocation/assembly module TamB domain-containing protein, translating into MDLTGKIVLKNLYIEDQNKDTLISAEELKGGVSLPRLLYRSVDINYALADHAVMNIKRNSNSNIFNYQFLLDAFKNNSSNTQAFGFNLNQAELHTLQMVYDDFYTGVVFSYFLKSAKLDFEDLPVSSKKLIVTGSKIDGLFFKLDLISRERQPRNDTISTNSGSIYIQISDLNVSNSRFIYNNHNFSLAEKGFDVNHFNTSVDGLLNSFIMTGDSLFLSLDDLNLKNSDGFLVKDLSGKLEMPGDLMKIYVRRFMTEKSEFNGSLVLKFPSIDYLSDSTSGIFTTTTFNKDKISLEDIHYFYPDIYTIMDKRKKDIFIHGNINGYLSGFTFKNAFIGFDSSNYFKGNLSLYGLPDLKKSAVDADIHRLNLDIPWFLSFIKTPKISNVNLNELGQSHVEGSLKGTFEKLKFNGRAITKAGEVNGNVNINSDSHLKFKGASGSLSGRDIHVSKIITGMNAFGRLSAHAIFNFENNNLSYLESDIKKLEYNKKTLTNLSVVGSLIENRGRFQLKSAGNYAHADLWTDLDLNQNKYKIKGALGELDLSLFDENLKKTFVGGDINAIVVASKLDNLNAEVKIVNFYAQNSQSIYHSDTVIAQCKGDNIYRKLSLHSDSIEAVAEGKFVLSELPELLSSDYLKEEKNNRNYISENIELNISAGQVTSLISMFRKDVSASNIEVDGSFDFYNKTGVLSGFAERFNYSKYSLENLTVNTEGGFDGLRFDLAGDRLKLSNGLYLSSPSIRGELRENVTSFVLNLYENQSNSALSMTGALTFPGDTMNLSVRDLDLKLKGEEWRSEGNARVMYYQKSLAIQNILLTQGSQKIKIHSQDLLGEGELEAQLWNLKLEPVLYFTPLNKYSIKGSLNGGIQVKGLFTSPAIDVDLIIDSLIVGNTAAGRLALLAAPIGKERHSINLSLSGKENNAYVHGFVDKVTQISEATGNINVDIPKLSLHFFEPFLKNYLFAMHGYMSGKMALKGKLLRPDVKGKIAFEERNVLGLHFTESKYVIANQYITFNNNKIIFDNLDFRDFEGNKARVDGYILHDYFKNFDINLSLEATNFQVMNTEKVNQAGFYGVLFADINMELRGPANDLAINLKLTTRPKSTINIPLQTSNSEFKTPSYIIFIGEEEKSDTSEGVFHGVPINLSRFKFTGNLAITKDAQINIIVDPANGDKISAKGSGKFEVKVDQDNVPELYGSYQIREGSYTFTFASLVKKDFIIEKGSRLSWNGDIMEGLLNVKASYTTKASRYDLISNYTTALNDEFVRSSKRNHPVTVKLNVTGELAEPEVSFQIEMPESNDPFLGNIISQRINEINNDQQQLQRQVFGLIVLNRFFPEGTGYVNSGGGIAMEQANQSVSQILNSELNKIAPESIAGFDIDVNIEALSPDNPGLAQSLQFKASRQISERITITAGGNVNVGNVPNSGQFLGDYTVVYRLNSSGSVNLKFFSTTYQSYYYYYYDDITTRSGVSIQHRKSFNEFKELFK; encoded by the coding sequence ATGGACCTCACTGGGAAAATTGTTTTAAAGAATCTTTATATAGAAGATCAGAATAAAGATACGCTGATCTCTGCTGAAGAACTCAAAGGCGGCGTCAGTTTACCAAGACTTCTTTACAGATCTGTTGATATTAATTATGCTTTAGCGGATCATGCTGTAATGAATATTAAACGAAATTCTAACAGTAATATATTTAATTATCAATTCTTGTTAGATGCTTTTAAAAATAATTCTTCAAATACTCAAGCATTTGGTTTTAACCTGAATCAAGCGGAGCTCCATACGTTACAAATGGTATACGACGATTTTTATACAGGTGTAGTGTTTTCCTATTTTTTAAAATCAGCAAAACTAGATTTTGAGGATTTGCCTGTGTCTTCAAAAAAATTAATAGTAACAGGTTCAAAGATCGATGGGCTATTTTTTAAGCTTGACCTGATAAGCAGAGAGAGACAGCCACGAAATGATACTATATCAACAAACTCAGGATCAATTTATATTCAGATATCAGACCTGAATGTCAGTAATTCAAGGTTCATTTATAATAATCATAACTTTTCGTTAGCAGAAAAGGGCTTTGATGTTAATCATTTTAATACATCGGTTGATGGCTTGTTGAATAGCTTTATAATGACAGGAGACTCATTATTTCTTTCACTGGATGATCTGAATTTAAAAAACTCAGATGGTTTTTTGGTTAAAGACTTAAGTGGAAAGCTTGAAATGCCAGGAGATCTAATGAAAATTTATGTGCGAAGATTCATGACGGAAAAGTCAGAGTTTAATGGAAGTTTAGTGCTTAAATTCCCTTCGATAGATTATTTGTCTGATTCGACCTCAGGTATTTTTACTACAACTACCTTTAACAAAGACAAGATATCACTTGAAGATATTCATTATTTCTATCCCGATATTTATACTATCATGGATAAAAGGAAAAAGGACATCTTTATTCATGGCAATATAAACGGTTACTTGTCTGGTTTCACTTTCAAAAATGCGTTTATAGGCTTTGATTCTTCTAACTATTTCAAGGGAAATCTATCTCTCTATGGTTTACCGGATCTTAAGAAGTCTGCGGTAGATGCGGATATCCATAGACTAAACCTTGATATTCCATGGTTTCTTTCTTTTATCAAAACACCTAAAATCTCAAATGTCAATCTTAATGAGTTGGGGCAATCTCATGTAGAGGGCAGTTTAAAGGGAACCTTTGAAAAACTTAAATTTAATGGCCGTGCAATAACTAAAGCCGGAGAGGTCAATGGGAATGTAAATATTAATTCTGATAGCCATTTGAAATTTAAGGGTGCTTCCGGGAGCTTGTCAGGCCGAGATATTCATGTGTCCAAAATTATAACGGGGATGAATGCATTTGGCAGATTATCAGCTCACGCGATTTTTAATTTTGAAAATAACAATTTATCCTATCTGGAATCTGATATTAAAAAACTTGAATACAATAAAAAGACTTTGACTAATCTCTCAGTGGTCGGATCTTTAATCGAAAATAGAGGAAGGTTTCAATTGAAGTCTGCTGGAAACTATGCTCATGCAGATCTTTGGACTGATCTTGATCTCAATCAAAACAAATACAAAATTAAAGGAGCCTTAGGCGAACTCGATCTTTCCTTATTTGATGAAAATCTGAAAAAAACTTTTGTTGGAGGAGATATTAATGCAATAGTTGTGGCATCAAAGCTTGATAACCTTAATGCAGAGGTTAAGATTGTAAATTTTTATGCGCAAAATTCACAATCGATATATCACTCCGATACAGTTATAGCACAATGCAAAGGTGATAATATTTACAGGAAGTTATCATTGCATTCTGATAGCATTGAAGCTGTGGCTGAAGGAAAATTTGTATTATCTGAATTACCAGAGCTTTTAAGTAGCGATTATTTAAAGGAAGAAAAGAATAATAGAAATTATATTTCGGAAAATATTGAATTAAATATATCGGCAGGACAGGTTACTTCATTGATTTCAATGTTTCGGAAGGATGTTTCCGCCAGTAACATCGAAGTAGACGGAAGCTTTGATTTTTATAACAAAACGGGAGTGTTAAGTGGATTTGCAGAACGATTTAATTATAGTAAATACTCTTTAGAAAATTTGACAGTTAATACTGAGGGAGGATTCGATGGTCTTCGATTTGATCTGGCCGGGGACAGGTTGAAACTTTCAAATGGTTTGTACTTAAGCAGCCCATCAATCAGAGGAGAACTTCGGGAAAATGTTACTTCGTTCGTTTTGAATCTTTATGAGAATCAATCTAACTCAGCTTTGAGTATGACAGGAGCACTCACTTTTCCTGGAGATACCATGAACTTGAGTGTTCGGGATCTTGATCTCAAGTTAAAAGGAGAAGAATGGAGATCTGAAGGTAATGCCAGGGTGATGTATTATCAAAAGAGTCTTGCTATTCAAAATATTCTGCTCACTCAGGGATCTCAAAAGATAAAGATACATTCACAGGATTTGCTTGGAGAAGGGGAGCTTGAAGCTCAATTATGGAATCTGAAGCTTGAACCTGTGCTATACTTTACGCCATTAAATAAGTATTCTATAAAAGGTTCTTTGAATGGAGGGATTCAGGTAAAAGGGCTTTTTACATCACCAGCCATTGATGTGGACCTTATTATTGATAGTTTGATAGTTGGAAATACAGCAGCAGGAAGATTAGCATTGCTAGCTGCTCCAATTGGTAAGGAAAGACATTCAATAAATCTAAGTCTGTCAGGTAAAGAGAACAATGCTTATGTACATGGATTTGTAGATAAGGTAACACAGATAAGCGAAGCCACAGGAAATATAAACGTTGACATACCCAAATTGAGCTTACATTTTTTTGAGCCTTTTTTGAAGAATTATTTATTTGCTATGCATGGTTATATGTCTGGAAAAATGGCATTAAAAGGAAAACTTCTTCGTCCTGATGTGAAAGGAAAAATAGCATTTGAAGAGAGAAATGTTCTGGGGCTTCACTTTACTGAAAGTAAATATGTGATAGCTAACCAATACATAACATTTAATAATAACAAAATTATTTTTGATAATCTTGATTTCAGAGATTTTGAAGGAAATAAAGCGCGTGTAGATGGATATATTCTTCATGATTATTTTAAGAATTTTGATATCAATCTTTCTCTTGAAGCCACGAATTTTCAAGTGATGAACACTGAAAAGGTGAATCAGGCTGGTTTTTATGGAGTTCTCTTTGCTGATATTAATATGGAACTCAGAGGACCGGCAAATGACCTTGCAATTAATCTTAAACTCACCACAAGGCCTAAGTCTACAATAAACATCCCTCTTCAAACATCTAATTCTGAATTTAAAACACCGAGTTATATCATCTTTATTGGAGAAGAGGAAAAATCTGATACATCGGAAGGTGTATTTCACGGTGTACCTATAAATCTGTCAAGATTTAAGTTTACAGGTAATCTTGCAATTACCAAAGATGCTCAGATAAATATTATTGTAGACCCTGCCAATGGAGATAAAATCTCAGCCAAGGGATCAGGTAAGTTTGAAGTAAAGGTAGATCAGGATAATGTTCCGGAACTTTATGGTTCTTATCAAATCCGAGAAGGTAGTTATACTTTTACCTTTGCCAGCCTTGTAAAGAAGGATTTTATAATAGAGAAAGGAAGCAGGCTATCCTGGAATGGAGATATTATGGAGGGGCTTTTGAATGTAAAGGCAAGTTATACTACCAAAGCATCCAGGTACGACTTGATAAGTAATTATACAACTGCATTAAATGATGAGTTTGTAAGATCTTCGAAAAGAAATCATCCTGTAACTGTAAAACTTAATGTTACGGGTGAGCTTGCTGAACCAGAGGTGAGCTTTCAGATTGAAATGCCGGAGAGTAATGACCCCTTTCTAGGTAATATTATTTCACAAAGGATTAACGAAATTAACAATGATCAGCAACAGTTGCAGAGGCAGGTGTTTGGATTGATTGTTCTGAATAGATTTTTTCCGGAAGGGACAGGATATGTAAATTCCGGAGGAGGCATAGCAATGGAGCAGGCAAATCAAAGTGTGAGTCAGATTCTTAATTCTGAGTTGAATAAAATTGCACCTGAATCAATCGCAGGCTTTGATATTGATGTAAATATAGAAGCACTTTCACCCGATAATCCGGGGCTTGCGCAAAGTTTACAGTTTAAAGCCAGTAGACAGATTAGTGAAAGGATTACGATTACAGCAGGAGGGAATGTTAATGTGGGCAATGTGCCAAATTCCGGACAGTTTCTTGGAGATTATACTGTCGTTTATAGGTTGAATAGTTCAGGAAGTGTCAATCTCAAGTTTTTCAGTACGACTTATCAAAGTTATTACTATTACTATTATGATGATATCACTACACGTTCAGGTGTTAGTATTCAACATAGAAAATCTTTTAATGAATTTAAGGAACTATTTAAGTAA
- a CDS encoding DMT family transporter: MNTKYKNIWGSIIIFIGAICFSSKAVIVKLAYNYHIDSVSLLALRMLFSLPFFVGALAYSRLKEKPKPIEKNDWLFLIILGLMGYYLASYFDFKGLEYITASLERLILFIYPTLVVLLSAALYKKKITRNEIIALLLTYSGIAVVFLNDLKFDQKNVITGGLLIFGSALTYSFYLVGSGKLIPKIGAVRYNSISMIVSTLIVLIHYLLNAEGNLFHYEWQVYALSVFMAIVATVIPSFLLAEGIRLIGAGKASIIGSVGPVSTIILANIFLNEEITMLQILGTAFVLAGVLLVSRSK; encoded by the coding sequence TTGAATACTAAGTACAAAAACATTTGGGGATCTATTATCATTTTTATTGGAGCAATATGCTTCTCTTCCAAAGCGGTAATAGTCAAATTAGCTTATAATTATCATATAGATTCAGTGTCTCTTCTTGCTTTACGAATGCTGTTTTCTTTACCATTTTTCGTTGGTGCTCTTGCATATTCAAGGCTTAAAGAAAAACCCAAACCTATTGAAAAAAACGATTGGCTTTTCTTGATTATTTTAGGGTTAATGGGTTATTACCTGGCTAGTTACTTTGATTTCAAAGGACTTGAATATATCACTGCCAGTCTTGAGCGGCTTATCCTCTTTATCTATCCTACCCTTGTAGTACTTTTATCAGCTGCTCTTTATAAAAAGAAAATTACGCGCAATGAAATTATTGCTTTACTACTGACATATAGTGGCATAGCAGTTGTTTTTCTTAACGATTTAAAGTTTGATCAAAAAAATGTAATTACTGGAGGACTTCTCATTTTTGGAAGTGCGCTCACTTATTCATTTTACCTTGTAGGAAGTGGAAAACTTATCCCTAAAATTGGTGCTGTCAGATATAATTCCATTTCGATGATTGTATCAACATTGATAGTGCTGATACATTATTTATTGAATGCCGAAGGTAATCTATTCCACTATGAATGGCAGGTATATGCGCTTAGCGTATTTATGGCCATTGTAGCAACTGTTATCCCAAGTTTTCTTCTGGCAGAGGGTATAAGACTCATAGGAGCAGGAAAAGCTTCCATTATCGGCAGTGTCGGCCCTGTCTCCACGATTATACTTGCAAACATATTTCTAAATGAAGAAATTACCATGCTTCAGATTTTAGGAACAGCCTTCGTGCTTGCAGGAGTTTTGTTGGTCAGTAGAAGTAAATAA
- a CDS encoding glycosyltransferase family 2 protein, protein MKKLSIIIVNYNVCYFLEQTLISVKKALTGIDGEVWIVDNNSADNSVEMVKEKFPEFNLIENKVNCGFSKANNQAIRQANGEYILLLNPDTVVEEKTFEKCISFLDSNPDGGGLGVKMLDGRGNFLPESKRGLPTPWIAFYKMFGLSFLFPKSKKFGKYHLTYLDKDKIHEVEVLSGAFMIIRKSVLDKIGLLDEDYFMYGEDIDLSYRILKGGYKNYYYPETRIIHYKGESTKKTSINYVFIFYKAMIIFAQKHFPDSKAGAFSFLIRIAIYLRAFLSISSRFIQKCSIPFAEASLIYVGMFLLKTYWENNHKYVPLPYPPVYMKFIVPAYICVWSLSIYFFGGYRKSFQPRKIIQGALIGTLIISAVSNFFDDYRFSKALIVLGGILTIACSFLIRLIINFIKSKKLLPENLNKKVIIAGREEECLRVIRTLNTQDYNLEILGFVSPDKRTNKDFWLGNIDRLDEICLLYKPHEIIFCSKGLDTSQIIEWMLTHGEDIPEYKIVPDESNFVIGSNSSNAPGSFYTLDIKLNKTDDEKIKTKRIFDTLIALFFLISFPLLVFLVKNPGKFLRNIFNVISGKISWVGLKNKDLQQGKNGIINPITGISSESLDEETVKRLNYLYSRDYTPINDIQLIFRSLRNLGT, encoded by the coding sequence TTGAAAAAACTTTCCATTATTATCGTCAATTATAATGTCTGTTATTTTTTAGAGCAGACTTTGATAAGCGTAAAAAAAGCACTTACCGGAATAGACGGTGAAGTTTGGATTGTTGACAACAACTCTGCCGACAATTCGGTAGAAATGGTTAAAGAAAAATTTCCTGAATTTAATCTTATTGAAAATAAGGTCAATTGTGGTTTTTCAAAAGCTAACAATCAGGCTATCAGGCAAGCAAACGGCGAATATATTTTGTTGCTCAACCCTGATACTGTTGTTGAGGAAAAAACATTTGAAAAATGTATTTCTTTTTTGGACAGTAATCCTGATGGTGGTGGCTTGGGAGTAAAAATGCTGGATGGTAGAGGAAATTTTCTTCCTGAATCTAAAAGAGGCTTACCTACTCCGTGGATTGCATTCTACAAAATGTTCGGCTTATCTTTCCTTTTTCCTAAATCAAAAAAATTTGGAAAATATCACCTCACCTATTTAGATAAAGATAAAATACATGAAGTAGAAGTTCTCAGTGGAGCTTTTATGATAATCCGCAAATCTGTGCTTGATAAAATCGGCCTACTTGACGAGGATTATTTCATGTATGGAGAAGATATTGACCTCTCCTACAGAATTCTTAAAGGAGGATATAAAAACTATTACTATCCAGAAACACGGATTATCCACTATAAAGGAGAAAGCACGAAGAAAACTAGCATAAACTACGTGTTTATCTTTTATAAGGCAATGATAATCTTTGCTCAAAAGCATTTTCCAGACAGTAAGGCAGGTGCATTTTCATTCTTAATCAGAATTGCAATTTACCTGAGAGCATTTTTATCCATTTCTTCAAGATTTATACAAAAGTGCTCTATCCCTTTTGCCGAGGCCTCATTAATTTATGTCGGCATGTTTTTATTAAAAACATATTGGGAGAACAATCACAAATATGTTCCGTTGCCGTATCCTCCTGTATATATGAAGTTTATTGTACCGGCATACATTTGTGTATGGTCATTAAGCATCTATTTCTTTGGGGGGTATCGTAAATCATTTCAACCAAGAAAAATTATTCAAGGGGCTTTAATAGGCACTTTAATTATTTCGGCTGTAAGCAATTTTTTTGATGACTACCGCTTTTCAAAAGCATTGATTGTGCTGGGTGGAATTTTGACAATAGCTTGTAGTTTTTTGATCCGCTTAATTATCAATTTTATCAAGTCAAAAAAACTACTTCCGGAAAATCTCAATAAAAAAGTAATTATTGCAGGACGCGAAGAAGAGTGCTTACGTGTTATCAGGACTTTGAACACCCAGGATTATAACCTTGAAATTCTAGGTTTTGTAAGTCCGGACAAAAGAACCAATAAGGATTTCTGGCTTGGCAATATTGATCGTTTAGACGAAATATGCCTTCTATACAAACCTCATGAAATCATATTTTGCTCTAAGGGGCTTGATACTTCGCAGATTATAGAATGGATGCTTACTCATGGGGAAGATATACCTGAATACAAAATTGTTCCGGATGAAAGTAATTTTGTCATAGGAAGCAATTCATCTAATGCTCCTGGATCATTTTATACACTTGATATTAAGCTTAATAAGACTGATGATGAAAAGATAAAAACTAAAAGAATATTTGACACCTTAATAGCACTATTCTTTCTAATATCTTTTCCACTATTGGTTTTTCTGGTAAAAAATCCTGGAAAATTTTTAAGAAATATCTTTAATGTTATAAGTGGAAAGATTTCTTGGGTTGGTCTTAAGAATAAAGATTTGCAACAGGGGAAAAATGGTATAATTAACCCTATCACAGGCATATCCAGCGAATCCCTGGATGAAGAGACCGTTAAAAGGCTTAATTATTTATACTCCAGGGATTATACACCAATAAACGATATACAGCTTATCTTCAGATCCCTCAGAAATCTGGGAACTTAA
- a CDS encoding ATP-dependent Clp protease adaptor ClpS, with the protein MRPFHEEEIEVLELEKTSENFDLVVFNDDVNTFDHVINTLIEICEHSSEQAEQCTLIIHYKGKCTVKSGNFEKLIPMRQAICNRGISAEIL; encoded by the coding sequence ATGCGTCCATTTCACGAAGAAGAAATTGAAGTTCTAGAGCTTGAAAAAACTTCAGAAAATTTTGATTTGGTTGTCTTTAATGATGATGTGAATACTTTTGATCATGTCATTAATACTCTAATCGAAATATGTGAACACTCATCCGAGCAGGCAGAACAATGTACTCTTATTATTCACTACAAGGGTAAATGCACTGTAAAATCAGGGAATTTTGAAAAGCTCATACCAATGAGGCAAGCCATCTGTAACAGAGGCATTTCTGCAGAAATACTTTAA
- a CDS encoding sodium:solute symporter, with translation MSPSLIITIIAVYFSALLVIAYITGKNADTKTFFTADRKSPWYLVAFGMIGTSISGVTFISVPGAVGLVNQSGELKAFSYFQIILGHLVGYFIIATVLMPLYYRLNLISIYTYLEQRFGFWAYKTGSFFFLLSRTIGSSLRLFLAAMVLQLFLFDKLNVPFFMTVLITIVLIWIYTFKGGVKTIIWTDSFQTLFLVGAVGISLVLISQHLGLSVPKMFTMIQSTDYSKVFFFDDIKSDKYFFKQFIAGIFIAVAMTGLDQDLMQKNLTCKNIKEAQKNMFSFSIIMAIVNYMFLMLGALLYIYSTQKGILLPAGADKAYPFLAMNEFGTLAAVFFLLGIIASSYASSDSALAALTTSFCIDFLDFKNKPENVKAKQKTIVHVGFSLAFLIIIVLFKELKQTSVIDAVLSAASYTYGPLLGLFSFGILTKRKVKDTLVPLICILSPFITLLISYNSDVLLWGYKFSFETLILNGFICFLGLYLISNSSQKEEKIVI, from the coding sequence ATGTCTCCTTCTCTGATTATCACTATTATAGCAGTCTATTTCAGCGCATTATTGGTAATTGCTTATATTACAGGCAAAAATGCTGACACGAAAACTTTTTTTACTGCCGATCGGAAATCGCCATGGTATTTGGTGGCTTTTGGAATGATAGGAACATCAATCAGCGGAGTAACGTTCATTTCTGTTCCTGGAGCTGTTGGCTTGGTCAATCAGTCAGGAGAATTGAAAGCATTTTCCTACTTCCAGATTATCCTGGGCCACCTGGTCGGATATTTTATCATCGCCACTGTTCTAATGCCTTTATATTATCGTCTGAATCTTATAAGCATTTATACTTATCTTGAACAGCGATTCGGTTTCTGGGCCTATAAAACAGGATCTTTTTTCTTTTTGCTTTCCCGCACAATAGGATCTTCTTTAAGACTCTTTCTGGCTGCTATGGTGCTGCAGTTGTTTTTATTTGACAAGCTTAATGTGCCGTTTTTTATGACGGTATTAATTACTATTGTTCTTATCTGGATCTATACTTTTAAAGGGGGGGTAAAAACCATCATTTGGACAGACAGTTTCCAGACTCTGTTTTTGGTTGGCGCAGTTGGAATCAGTTTGGTGTTGATCTCCCAGCATTTAGGTTTATCAGTACCTAAAATGTTCACCATGATCCAAAGCACTGATTACTCTAAAGTTTTCTTTTTTGATGATATAAAAAGCGATAAATACTTCTTTAAGCAATTCATTGCAGGAATTTTTATCGCAGTTGCAATGACAGGTCTCGATCAAGACCTGATGCAAAAGAATCTGACTTGTAAAAACATAAAGGAAGCCCAGAAAAATATGTTTTCCTTTTCCATTATCATGGCTATAGTAAACTATATGTTTTTAATGCTGGGAGCTTTGCTCTATATCTATTCTACACAAAAGGGAATTCTACTCCCTGCAGGTGCTGATAAAGCATATCCTTTTCTGGCAATGAATGAATTTGGTACTTTAGCTGCTGTGTTTTTTCTGCTTGGAATTATCGCTTCATCTTATGCCAGTTCAGACTCTGCACTTGCTGCCTTAACAACATCGTTTTGTATTGATTTTCTTGATTTTAAAAATAAGCCTGAAAATGTAAAAGCAAAGCAGAAAACTATTGTCCATGTGGGATTTTCCCTGGCATTTTTGATAATTATAGTTCTTTTTAAAGAACTAAAACAGACTTCTGTAATTGATGCCGTATTATCCGCAGCCAGCTATACCTATGGCCCTCTCTTGGGATTATTTAGCTTTGGAATATTGACTAAAAGAAAGGTAAAGGACACCTTGGTGCCACTTATCTGTATTCTGAGCCCATTTATTACACTGCTTATCAGTTATAATTCGGATGTTTTACTTTGGGGATATAAATTTTCGTTTGAAACCCTGATTTTGAATGGATTTATTTGTTTTCTTGGATTGTATCTGATTTCAAACTCTTCCCAAAAGGAAGAAAAAATAGTTATATGA
- a CDS encoding Hsp20/alpha crystallin family protein has product MGIVKFNKSRVPGITNVLEDFFGRDVSDFLGTSADIVPAVNVKEEDKGFQVDVAAPGMEKGDFKVNIDNDTLTISAEKEVSEEESNEKYSRKEFSYSSFSRSFILPKTADKNKVEAKYENGILALFIPKIADKDIKNVKSIEIK; this is encoded by the coding sequence ATGGGAATTGTTAAATTTAATAAATCCAGGGTTCCTGGCATCACAAACGTATTGGAAGACTTTTTTGGAAGAGACGTCTCTGATTTTCTCGGCACTTCTGCTGACATTGTGCCAGCTGTAAATGTGAAAGAGGAAGATAAAGGATTTCAAGTGGATGTGGCTGCTCCTGGTATGGAAAAGGGGGACTTTAAGGTTAATATCGATAATGATACGTTAACCATTTCTGCTGAAAAAGAGGTAAGTGAAGAAGAATCGAATGAAAAATATAGTCGAAAAGAATTCAGCTATTCAAGTTTTTCAAGGTCTTTTATATTGCCAAAAACAGCAGATAAAAATAAGGTAGAAGCAAAATATGAAAATGGAATTTTAGCATTATTTATTCCTAAAATAGCCGACAAGGATATTAAAAATGTTAAATCTATCGAAATTAAGTAA
- the recR gene encoding recombination mediator RecR produces the protein MIYPSKLIEDAVNEVSKLPGIGKKTAFRLVLHLLKEQSTATESLSSALLTLRKNITYCKECHNIADDHLCNVCNNPRRDPSVLCIVEDTRDVMAIENTHQYNGIYHVLGGIISPLQGIGPTDLKIDALTRRIPGSEIKEVILALSPTMEGDTTAFYITKKIKDFNVKISTISRGIPVGGELEYTDEITLGRSITARTTYEH, from the coding sequence ATGATATACCCCTCAAAGCTGATTGAAGACGCCGTTAATGAAGTCTCAAAACTACCTGGCATAGGGAAAAAAACAGCATTTAGACTGGTATTGCACTTATTAAAAGAGCAAAGTACCGCTACAGAATCCCTTAGCTCAGCTTTGCTGACCCTGAGAAAAAATATTACCTATTGTAAAGAATGCCATAATATTGCAGATGATCACTTGTGTAATGTCTGTAATAATCCAAGAAGAGATCCTTCAGTCCTGTGTATTGTTGAAGATACCAGAGATGTTATGGCAATAGAAAATACGCATCAGTATAATGGAATTTACCATGTACTTGGAGGTATCATTTCTCCGCTTCAAGGCATAGGTCCCACCGACTTAAAAATTGACGCCCTGACTCGAAGAATACCAGGTTCGGAAATCAAAGAAGTGATATTAGCTCTTAGTCCAACTATGGAAGGTGACACCACTGCTTTTTACATCACCAAAAAAATTAAGGATTTTAACGTGAAAATAAGTACCATTTCAAGGGGAATTCCCGTTGGAGGAGAATTGGAGTATACTGATGAAATAACTCTTGGAAGAAGTATTACAGCACGAACAACGTACGAACATTAA